In the Arachis ipaensis cultivar K30076 chromosome B04, Araip1.1, whole genome shotgun sequence genome, CATGCTTATGGTAATAGTCAAACTCAATAAATCGAAATCAAAATTTAATACTATTATCAAATTATAATCAAACATGCTCTAAATTATAGTACAAAATCTTATTACATTGAAACTGTCatagaaaaaattaaatatcataaGGGAATTAACTATTCAAATGATTGATACATCACAAGAGTAGCTACAAGCCTATAAGTCTTTACAAATCCTTTGATAAACAGAAGATAATGGGAGATAGGGCAACATGTGTTACACACATGATCAATTTTGTATAATTCTCTTTCCTAGGTACCGAAAAATAGAATATGATAAAAGAATCAAGTATAAATAATGATGAAAACTCCCAATAAACACCTAAGCTCTTCAATAGTGTGATGTTGAACTTCTCATAATATACAACGTTTTAGTTAAGATGTCTTCTTGGGTGTATTTACGTTTGGAAGTTTCTGTTGCTACTACTTTGAGTCAACGTCTTTGTAGAAGTTATCTGCAACAAAAAAaggatctttttctttttcccttctgaGGCTTGATCATCTCCCCACCACAAACTAAAGACGAGCAAAGCGAAAGCAGTGGAGGCCTCAACCTCACTCACAAGACGGAAAGAAACATTTATCATAATTAAGCTAACTCATATACTATAATTAGATAATAATCAAACACGctttaaattataattcaaaaTCCGGTTATAATCAAACAAGCTCATGGTAATAATCAAACTCAATAATAGAAATCAAAGTTCAATGTTATAACCAAACTATATTCAAACACCGTCTAAATTATAGAGCAAAATCTTGTTATAAAAAACACTTCGGCATGACAAATCCCAAAAAAAAAGGTAACTCTCAAATCAAATACAAATGTTCAACACAAGacacaagcaacaataattgaagaTTCAAACTTGCCAAATGATTTTAGGATCACAAAAACAAAcaattattgataaaaaaaattcaatactaaaaaataaaatttagttgaTGATGCTTCCACAATTTATCAAATAAAAAGCACTTTAAAATTGAGATGATAACACGTTGATATTTTACCAAACAGATTGTGGTTAGAAACAATAAATCAAGTAGAATATGCAATAATCAAATTCAAGAatccaaattaaaaatcaaactcATGCaataatcaaattataaaaacatAAAGAGAAGAAAGTAGAATATACTAAAACACATTGCTCAGATAGCTTGCAATAAGAAAAGTTTTTAACCAGCTACTATAGCATCAGCTCAAGGACTTGTATCAGTAGCTGATGCACCTTTGAACCAATGTTTGATTTTTTATCACAAAAATCATTCTCATCCTCGCCACTTGTATCATTAGAACTCAAATTATTGTTTCAATGCCTTTTAATATTATCCCTTTTGTTTGTACCATTTGAgcatttttgaattttttctaaTTCAAAATAGAGGAACACTAAAACTCTGAACTAAGTTACGAACCAGAGAGGGAAAACCTGTGACTTAGCTTGCAGCGGCAGCGAGCAGCAAGTCGACAGAGAGCACCGCGCCTGAGAGAAAGAAAGGAGAATCGCAACTGCGCCTGAGAGAGAGAAAGCGAAGAAAAATCGTGCCGtgccagagagagagaaggagaatcgTGTCATCGGATAGAGAGGGAAGGAGAAtcgtgcttaagagtgaaaatgaGGAAGGAGAATCGCACCTGAGAGTAAGAGTGAATGAAGGAGAAAAAAGGAGGTAGGTTTAAGCGCGTGTAAAGAGTGAGAACAgcctttgttttcaattttttaaatttatgtacTTATATACATATTTAAATACGGTGGCTGAAATTAGTGTGCATGTATCACAActcaaaaaatatttatttcctCAAAATTGAGTTTGACAAAAAATATCTAAAGCTTAAATTACACtatcaatttaattttaattaaaattaattctgCATACATTTGCTCTAACATTCTTTTACAAATGTTAATATAAACACGCGACTAAATTCTCATAGTGGTACATgagatttataatttttattattttaatcttttagatttaaaatttattatattagtATCTGAAATTTAAATCCAGGTACTATAATGATCTTTCAATCTTTTTTGGTATTGAGTCAATAAATAAAATGTTGAAATAGCTCTGATTTACTGCGCTAGACACATGGCTAAATAATGTTGTTTTGTTGTTACCCTTAAACAAGGCAAAACCAAGATTGTTCTGAAAAATGATAAGTGATAAAATGATTTGGAGTCTAAACACCAATATGATATCTATAACTGAATTTTggagacaaaaataataaattttgaatttaaaagacTAACTAAAAGATAGAATTTGTAAATTTGATAAACCAATTTGGAGATTCAGTCCAAACACATAGTATGTGAACTTCCATATTTGGCATTGGCCCAAAGAGGAACAACAAAGACCGGGTATTGAATGAGGCCCGCGTGGCCCATTCTGCCACAAATACGAACCTTCATCACTCGTATCGGTTTCTCTTGTTCCCGTCCATTTACATCTCATAGGCATAGCATCCTCGTAACAACGAAAAATCCCCCCACCTTAACCTCGTTTCTGTTGTTGTTGATAATGGAAGACAGTGAGAGGAGAAGAAGGCACACACTTGTTGTGAGGAAACCATGCTTTGGGCTCCCAACAGGTTGCCCACAATGCTTGTCAGCTTTCATCTATCTCAAGCTCTCCAAATTCCCCTTCACCTTGGACTTCCACCTTAACTACCCTGATTCTGGTAACCAttcccttcttttcttcttgtctttttcttttcatgCTTGATATTTTAGATTTGTGTTTCAAGTTAGATAGAAGAAAGGAATTGTTAAATTAGTATTATAGAATATACCCTTTGTTTGTATTATTCCAAAGTTTTGGACTTTTAACTATTTGACTTTGTTTGAGGCTCTTGGGGGTGTCACTCATTCATACCCATTTGATAAATTTCttatcttttgtttgtgtttctgTTCTTTCTGTAGCAATTTGGTAATTTGAGTTTGCTGTTTGTTTTGTTGTGTGGTTTTATTGGTGGTTAGAACAAATTCCTTACTTTGAGGCTGGTGATTCTGTGGTATACAATGATGTGAAGGATGGGATCATTGAGGGCTTAAAGAAGGAGGAAGGAGTTGGTGATTTGGATGATGGTGTTTCATCACTGCCAGAGTGGATACCAACCAAGGTGATGCTCACAACTTGGCTTGCCGATGCGCTCGAGTACGAGCTTTGGGTGGGGTGTGATAGTTCGTCTGCTTATAGCATCTATTACTTCGATCTTCCATGGCCTATTGGGAAGGTCTTGTTTTGGAAGAAAGCTCATTGGGTGAAGCAGAAACATGGCATAACTAAAGACAATGGTGAGGTGAAGGAGGAAGAGGTCAGTTTCACCTTAAACTTCTTAAATTCGAGTCCAATCTTTGTCATAAAGTTGCATATTTATGTGTCATATGCAATACTCGCTTTTGTATTTGTGCGACATAGAGTATACGCTTTCCCTTAGATTTTTGTATTCAAATGCAGCTGTTGTTGATCAACAGATTTATGGGAGAGCTAACTCTGCATATGATGCTTTGTCAATGTGGTTAGGGGATGAGAACTACTTATTTCAAAACAGGTGACTCCTCTGGCTGTGTTATATATATGTAATTATCTTTCTTGGTGCAATATATGGTGAGATTTTGGTTTCTTATTTGAGAGGAAGTTTTGATTTTTGATAACCTCTAAATATGTTTTATTCTGTATATGCAGGTCATCAAGCATGGATGCTATTTTTCTTTCACATGCATTAGTCGTTCTTCATGCTTTGCCCGTGAGTTATATTATCACTTATACCATGCCTTTTTTATATTTGTCAAAAGACAACTGTGGATGCACATGACACTAATGGAAACTTGGGTTATACTGATCGATAAAAAATCAATGAACAATCACGACAGAGGTATAAGAGGGAAAACTATGGCCAATCACATAATCAAACTTAGTAAAGTAATTTAAATTTTAGCAAACGTCCAGAAAACTAATGTCGGAAGGTGGGTACCTACTCGAGTTCAAAAGTTCTAGGGAAATTTGATTGCGGCATTACTGTCTATGTACACAATATACTCTGG is a window encoding:
- the LOC107639191 gene encoding mitochondrial outer membrane import complex protein METAXIN — encoded protein: MEDSERRRRHTLVVRKPCFGLPTGCPQCLSAFIYLKLSKFPFTLDFHLNYPDSEQIPYFEAGDSVVYNDVKDGIIEGLKKEEGVGDLDDGVSSLPEWIPTKVMLTTWLADALEYELWVGCDSSSAYSIYYFDLPWPIGKVLFWKKAHWVKQKHGITKDNGEVKEEEIYGRANSAYDALSMWLGDENYLFQNRSSSMDAIFLSHALVVLHALPESSTLRMKFSEHTNLVRYVQQHKRELIEAGTSPSYDPSFSSDAPSWASRAHSTSSSKAKSKQKSKREETKEEKTFRRRAKYFVVAQLVAVVLFLSIMSGYGGGDGEIDDDGTGYDLDD